The following coding sequences are from one Streptomyces venezuelae window:
- the murD gene encoding UDP-N-acetylmuramoyl-L-alanine--D-glutamate ligase, whose product MGSRKVTTVSEWQGKNITVAGLGVSGISAARALAGLGATVTVVDGGSGEAHQERAASLEGEGISVCLGDAQTLPEGTDLVVTSPGWKPSSPLFAAAADAGVDVVGDVEIAWRLRGPDAAPWLAVTGTNGKTTTTQMLASILTAGGLRTAAVGNIGTPIVDVILEGDDAYDVLAVELSSYQLHWAPSVRAHSAAVLNLAPDHLDWHGSMEAYSADKGRIYEGNRVACVYNVSDKATEDLVREADVEEGCRAIGFTLNAPAPSQLGVVDGILVDRAFVPDRQKQAQELAEISDVQPPAPHNIANALAAAALARAFGVQATAVRDGLRAFRPDAHRIEHVADVEGVAYVDDSKATNTHAAEASLAAYESIVWIAGGLAKGATFDGLVENAAKRLRGAVLIGADRELIREALARHAPEVPVVDLDRTDTGAMSEAVRRAAELAQPGDTVLMAPACASMDMFTNYNKRGEAFADAVRELGSTSA is encoded by the coding sequence ATGGGCAGCCGAAAAGTGACCACTGTGTCCGAGTGGCAGGGCAAGAACATCACCGTCGCCGGTCTCGGCGTGAGCGGCATCAGTGCCGCCCGCGCCCTGGCCGGCCTCGGCGCGACGGTCACCGTCGTGGACGGCGGCTCCGGAGAGGCGCACCAGGAGCGTGCCGCCTCCCTGGAGGGCGAGGGCATCTCCGTATGTCTGGGAGACGCGCAGACGCTTCCCGAGGGCACCGACCTCGTGGTCACCTCGCCCGGCTGGAAGCCCTCCTCACCGCTCTTCGCGGCGGCCGCGGACGCGGGCGTGGACGTCGTCGGCGACGTCGAGATCGCCTGGCGCCTGCGCGGCCCCGACGCGGCACCCTGGCTCGCCGTCACGGGCACCAACGGCAAGACCACGACCACGCAGATGCTCGCCTCGATCCTGACGGCGGGCGGCCTGCGCACGGCCGCCGTCGGCAACATCGGCACCCCGATCGTGGACGTGATCCTGGAGGGCGACGACGCGTACGACGTGCTCGCCGTCGAGCTCTCCTCGTACCAGCTGCACTGGGCGCCCTCGGTGCGCGCCCACTCCGCGGCGGTCCTCAACCTCGCGCCGGACCACCTGGACTGGCACGGCTCCATGGAGGCGTACAGCGCCGACAAGGGGCGGATCTACGAGGGCAACAGGGTCGCCTGCGTCTACAACGTCTCGGACAAGGCCACCGAGGACCTCGTCCGCGAGGCCGACGTCGAAGAGGGCTGCCGCGCCATCGGTTTCACGCTGAATGCGCCCGCGCCCTCGCAACTGGGCGTCGTGGACGGCATCCTGGTCGACCGTGCCTTCGTGCCGGACCGCCAGAAGCAGGCCCAGGAGCTCGCCGAGATCTCCGACGTCCAGCCGCCCGCGCCGCACAACATCGCCAACGCGCTGGCCGCGGCGGCCCTCGCCCGCGCCTTCGGCGTGCAGGCGACGGCCGTCCGCGACGGCCTGCGGGCCTTCCGCCCCGACGCGCACCGCATCGAACACGTCGCCGACGTCGAGGGCGTGGCGTACGTCGACGACTCCAAGGCCACCAACACCCACGCCGCCGAGGCGTCGTTGGCGGCGTACGAGTCGATCGTCTGGATCGCCGGCGGCCTCGCCAAGGGCGCCACCTTCGACGGACTCGTCGAGAACGCGGCGAAGCGGCTGCGCGGCGCCGTCCTCATCGGCGCGGACCGCGAGCTGATCCGCGAAGCCCTCGCGCGACACGCGCCCGAGGTCCCGGTCGTCGACCTCGACCGGACCGACACTGGGGCGATGTCCGAGGCGGTACGCCGGGCGGCGGAACTCGCCCAGCCGGGGGACACCGTGCTGATGGCTCCGGCCTGTGCGTCGATGGACATGTTCACCAACTACAACAAGCGTGGTGAAGCGTTCGCGGACGCCGTCCGCGAGCTCGGCTCCACGAGCGCCTGA
- the mraY gene encoding phospho-N-acetylmuramoyl-pentapeptide-transferase — MRQILFAGVIGLFLTLVGTPLLIKLLARKGYGQFIRDDGPREHHSKRGTPTMGGIAFILATLIAYFLTKVITGTETTLSGLLVLFLMAGMGLVGFLDDYIKIVKQRSLGLRAKAKMAGQLIVGIGFAVLALNWPDNRNQTPASTKLSFVTDFGWSIGPVLFVVWALFMILAMSNGVNLTDGLDGLATGASVMVFGAYTFIGVWQYQESCANAVTLTNPQACFEVRDPLDLAVVASALMGACFGFLWWNTSPAKIFMGDTGSLALGGALAGLAICSRTELLLALLGGLFVMITMSVVIQVGSFKLTGKRVFRMAPLQHHFELKGWSEVLVVVRFWIIQGMCVIVGLGLFYAGWAAEK, encoded by the coding sequence ATGAGGCAGATCCTCTTCGCGGGCGTGATCGGGCTCTTCCTGACCCTGGTCGGTACCCCGCTGCTGATCAAACTCCTGGCCCGCAAGGGCTACGGCCAGTTCATCCGGGACGACGGCCCGCGCGAGCACCACAGCAAGCGCGGTACGCCGACCATGGGTGGTATCGCCTTCATCCTGGCCACGCTCATCGCGTACTTCCTCACGAAGGTCATCACCGGCACGGAGACGACGCTCTCCGGCCTCCTGGTGCTCTTCCTGATGGCGGGCATGGGCCTCGTCGGCTTCCTCGACGACTACATCAAGATCGTCAAGCAGCGTTCGCTCGGTCTGCGCGCCAAGGCGAAGATGGCCGGTCAGCTGATCGTCGGCATCGGCTTCGCCGTGCTCGCGCTGAACTGGCCGGACAACCGCAACCAGACCCCGGCCTCCACCAAGCTGTCGTTCGTCACGGACTTCGGCTGGTCGATCGGGCCGGTCCTGTTCGTGGTCTGGGCGCTGTTCATGATCCTCGCGATGTCGAACGGCGTGAACCTCACCGACGGTCTGGACGGCCTCGCCACCGGCGCCTCCGTGATGGTCTTCGGCGCCTACACGTTCATCGGCGTCTGGCAGTACCAGGAGTCGTGCGCCAACGCGGTCACCCTGACCAACCCCCAGGCGTGCTTCGAGGTGCGAGACCCGCTCGACCTCGCGGTGGTCGCCTCCGCGCTCATGGGCGCCTGCTTCGGCTTCCTGTGGTGGAACACCTCGCCCGCCAAGATCTTCATGGGCGACACCGGCTCGCTGGCCCTCGGCGGCGCGCTCGCCGGCCTCGCGATCTGCTCCCGCACGGAGCTGCTCCTCGCGCTCCTCGGCGGTCTCTTCGTGATGATCACCATGTCGGTCGTCATCCAGGTCGGCTCGTTCAAGCTGACCGGCAAGCGCGTCTTCCGCATGGCACCGCTCCAGCACCACTTCGAACTCAAGGGGTGGTCCGAAGTCCTTGTGGTGGTCCGCTTCTGGATCATCCAGGGCATGTGCGTGATCGTCGGTCTCGGACTCTTCTACGCGGGATGGGCAGCCGAAAAGTGA
- a CDS encoding UDP-N-acetylmuramoyl-tripeptide--D-alanyl-D-alanine ligase, translating into MIALSLAEIATVVGGQTYDIPDPAVQVTGPVVRDSREVEPGSLFVAFVGERVDGHDYAADVVAAGAVAVLASRPVGVPAVVVDDVQAALGALARHVVERLGATLVALTGSVGKTSSKDLLAQVLQRKAPTVFTPGSFNNEIGLPLTALSATDETRFLILEMGARGIGHIRYLTGLTPPKIGLVLNVGTAHIGEFGGREQIAVAKGELVESLPADGAAILNADDPLVRAMASRTKARVLLFGESDDADVRAENVRLTENGQPAFTLHTPSGCSDVTLRLYGEHHVSNALAAAAVAHELGMSVDEIALALSEAGTLSRWRMEVTERPDGVTIVNDAYNANPESMRAALRALVAMGKGRRTWAVLGHMAELGDEGLAEHDAVGRLAVRLNVSKLVAVGGREASWLQLGAYNEGSWGEESVHVSDAQAAIDLLRNELRPGDVVLVKASRSVGLEKVATALLDDAAVSSEGQVSGR; encoded by the coding sequence GTGATCGCCCTCTCCCTCGCCGAGATCGCCACCGTCGTCGGCGGGCAGACGTACGACATACCGGATCCGGCCGTCCAGGTCACCGGACCCGTCGTCCGGGACTCCCGTGAGGTGGAGCCCGGCAGCCTCTTCGTCGCCTTCGTCGGCGAGCGCGTCGACGGCCACGACTACGCGGCCGACGTGGTCGCCGCGGGCGCGGTCGCCGTGCTCGCCTCGCGGCCCGTCGGTGTGCCCGCCGTCGTCGTCGACGACGTGCAGGCGGCCCTCGGAGCCCTTGCGCGCCACGTCGTGGAGCGGCTCGGCGCCACTCTCGTGGCGCTGACGGGCTCGGTCGGCAAGACCAGCTCCAAGGACCTCCTCGCGCAGGTGCTCCAGCGCAAGGCGCCCACGGTCTTCACGCCGGGCTCGTTCAACAACGAGATCGGCCTGCCGCTGACCGCGCTCAGCGCCACCGACGAGACACGCTTCCTCATCCTGGAGATGGGAGCGCGCGGAATCGGCCACATCCGGTACCTCACCGGACTCACCCCGCCGAAGATCGGGCTCGTCCTGAACGTCGGCACGGCCCACATCGGCGAGTTCGGGGGCCGCGAGCAGATCGCGGTCGCGAAGGGTGAGCTGGTGGAGTCGCTGCCCGCGGACGGCGCCGCGATCCTCAACGCCGACGACCCGCTCGTCCGCGCCATGGCTTCCCGCACGAAGGCACGCGTCCTCCTCTTCGGGGAGTCCGACGACGCCGACGTACGGGCGGAAAATGTCCGGCTCACAGAGAACGGACAGCCCGCTTTTACGCTGCACACACCCTCCGGGTGCAGCGACGTGACCTTGCGGCTGTACGGTGAGCACCACGTGTCGAACGCGCTTGCCGCGGCCGCCGTCGCCCATGAGCTGGGCATGTCCGTGGACGAGATCGCCCTCGCGCTCTCCGAGGCGGGCACGCTGTCCCGCTGGCGGATGGAGGTCACCGAGCGCCCGGACGGCGTGACCATCGTCAACGACGCCTACAACGCGAACCCCGAGTCCATGCGAGCCGCCCTGCGCGCGCTCGTGGCCATGGGCAAGGGACGTCGTACGTGGGCGGTGCTCGGGCACATGGCCGAGCTCGGGGACGAGGGGCTCGCCGAGCACGACGCGGTCGGACGCCTTGCCGTCCGGCTCAACGTGAGCAAGCTCGTGGCAGTCGGGGGCAGGGAAGCGTCCTGGCTCCAACTGGGCGCATACAACGAGGGTTCGTGGGGTGAGGAGTCGGTGCACGTGTCCGACGCACAGGCGGCGATCGACCTGCTGCGCAATGAACTGCGCCCAGGTGACGTCGTGCTGGTGAAGGCGTCCAGGTCGGTCGGTCTCGAGAAGGTCGCCACGGCGCTGCTCGACGACGCCGCGGTGTCTTCTGAGGGGCAGGTCTCCGGCCGATGA
- a CDS encoding UDP-N-acetylmuramoyl-L-alanyl-D-glutamate--2,6-diaminopimelate ligase has translation MTTITPDPGNRPPARPSLRSERGTPGTLTAVPHADQSQTTQKGAPVTYPGPPRPDRVSPTSLTELAGRLGVADPGSAQITGITHDSRAVRPGDIYAALPGARMHGADFVAQAADLGAAAVLTDPTGAERATATGLPVLVVDDPRGSMGELAATIYGHPGRDLLQIGITGTSGKTTTAYLIEGGLKGVRSTGLIGTVEMRIGDERIKSERTTPEATDLQALFAVMRERGVEAVAMEVSSHALVLGRVDGCVFDVAVFNNLSPEHMEFHSGMEDYFQAKAQLFTERRSRVGVVNFDDEYGRRLITESEVPVTTFSAEGHPDADWRAEDVVVGPLDSTFVAVGPKGERVDAKSPLAGPFNVANTLAAIVSLAVAGIDPQQAADGVAAVPGVPGRLERVDEGQPYLAVVDYAHKTDAVESVLRALRKVTEGKLHIVLGCGGDRDKTKRMPMGAAAARLADTAVLTSDNPRGEDPLAILATMLAGAADVPAHERGDVAVFEDRAAAIRAAVVRAKPGDTVLVAGKGHEQGQDIAGVVRPFDDRQVLREAIQQTQG, from the coding sequence GTGACAACGATCACCCCCGACCCGGGGAACCGCCCCCCGGCACGCCCCTCACTTCGCTCCGAGAGGGGTACGCCCGGTACGCTCACCGCCGTGCCACACGCTGATCAGTCCCAAACCACCCAGAAGGGCGCTCCCGTGACCTATCCGGGACCGCCGCGGCCGGACCGGGTCTCGCCGACCTCGCTGACCGAGCTCGCAGGCCGGCTGGGCGTCGCCGATCCGGGCAGCGCGCAGATCACGGGCATCACGCACGACTCGCGCGCCGTCCGCCCCGGCGACATCTACGCCGCGCTGCCGGGCGCCCGCATGCACGGCGCCGACTTCGTCGCGCAGGCCGCCGACCTCGGCGCCGCCGCGGTGCTCACCGACCCGACGGGCGCCGAGCGCGCGACCGCCACCGGCCTGCCGGTCCTGGTCGTCGACGACCCGCGCGGCAGCATGGGCGAGCTCGCGGCGACGATCTACGGCCACCCAGGACGCGACCTCCTGCAGATCGGCATCACCGGCACCTCCGGCAAGACCACGACCGCGTACCTCATCGAGGGCGGCCTCAAGGGCGTGCGCTCGACGGGGCTCATCGGCACGGTCGAGATGCGCATCGGCGACGAGCGCATCAAGTCGGAGCGGACGACCCCCGAAGCCACCGACCTCCAGGCGCTGTTCGCGGTGATGCGCGAACGCGGCGTCGAGGCGGTCGCCATGGAGGTCTCCAGCCACGCACTGGTGCTCGGGCGGGTGGACGGCTGCGTCTTCGACGTCGCCGTTTTCAACAACCTCAGCCCGGAGCACATGGAGTTCCACTCCGGCATGGAGGACTACTTCCAGGCCAAGGCGCAGCTGTTCACCGAGCGCCGCTCCCGCGTCGGCGTGGTCAACTTCGACGACGAGTACGGGCGCAGGCTCATCACGGAGTCGGAGGTGCCCGTCACCACCTTCTCCGCCGAGGGCCACCCCGACGCCGACTGGCGCGCCGAGGACGTCGTGGTCGGACCGCTCGACTCGACGTTCGTCGCCGTCGGCCCCAAGGGTGAGCGCGTCGACGCCAAGTCGCCGCTCGCGGGCCCCTTCAACGTCGCCAACACCCTCGCGGCGATCGTCTCGCTGGCCGTCGCCGGGATCGACCCGCAGCAGGCCGCCGACGGCGTCGCCGCGGTGCCCGGCGTCCCCGGCCGCCTGGAGCGCGTCGACGAGGGCCAGCCCTACCTCGCCGTCGTCGACTACGCCCACAAGACGGACGCCGTCGAATCGGTCCTGCGCGCGCTGCGCAAGGTCACCGAGGGCAAGCTGCACATCGTGCTCGGCTGCGGCGGCGACCGCGACAAGACCAAGCGGATGCCGATGGGCGCGGCCGCGGCCCGCCTCGCCGACACCGCCGTACTGACATCGGACAACCCCCGTGGCGAGGACCCCCTCGCGATCCTCGCCACGATGCTCGCAGGCGCCGCCGACGTCCCGGCCCACGAACGCGGCGACGTCGCCGTCTTCGAGGACCGGGCCGCCGCCATCCGCGCCGCCGTCGTCCGCGCGAAGCCGGGCGACACCGTCCTGGTCGCGGGCAAGGGCCACGAGCAGGGACAGGACATCGCCGGGGTGGTGCGTCCCTTCGACGACCGCCAGGTGCTTCGCGAAGCTATCCAGCAAACCCAGGGATGA
- a CDS encoding peptidoglycan D,D-transpeptidase FtsI family protein, whose product MSDREPPRRRVPGPARPVRPARPGAPRRPAQGGRPAARRPAAKGKTKARTIRLGSPRPRLRMVSLGLTLVMLAFVVRLLQVQAVDASAYAAKAEKNRYFTHTLAAERGRITDRGGVELAASVDAYDITADPTLFTPKEAKTKDAPEQAAALLAPILGKDTAELTKKLKTPDTRYVLLARRQTPQVWKQIKDLRGALAERAGTDPSSPNVLAGVLADPSSKRVYPNDELGAGILGWVNSDGKGAGGLEAQLDKQLAGEDGKVRYAQSGGRQVPTAGSTETPAVPGSDVELTIDRDIQWAAQNAISEQVKKSKADRGYVIVQDTRTGEVLAMANAPGFDPNDLSQANGAALGNAALQDAYEPGSTAKVMSMAAVLEEEAATPGTRVTVPNRLHRGDRLFQDDIDHPTWHLTLNGVLAKSSNIGTILATGELGKTQKDVNKVLYKYLREFGLGKESGLGFPGETSGILAHPSKWSTSQQFTIPFGQGFSLNAMQAASVYSTIANGGVRIEPTLVRGTKGPDGRFTPAPRPKKNRVVSEKTAKTVAQMLESVVDDEEGTGTKARIPGYRVAGKTGTANRVDPETGRYKGYTSSFAGFAPADKPRVTVYCAIQNATKGSYFGGQICGPIYKEVMAFALKTLQVPPTGSGPARLPVTFKP is encoded by the coding sequence GTGTCCGACAGGGAACCCCCGCGGCGCCGGGTGCCAGGACCCGCGAGGCCCGTCAGGCCCGCACGGCCCGGCGCGCCCCGCCGACCTGCCCAGGGCGGCCGCCCCGCCGCCCGTCGCCCCGCCGCCAAGGGAAAGACCAAGGCCCGCACCATCCGCCTGGGCAGCCCCAGGCCACGGCTGCGCATGGTCAGCCTCGGACTCACCCTGGTGATGCTGGCCTTCGTCGTGCGGCTGCTGCAGGTGCAGGCCGTCGACGCGAGCGCGTACGCGGCCAAGGCCGAGAAGAACCGCTACTTCACCCACACCCTCGCCGCCGAGCGCGGACGCATCACCGACCGCGGCGGCGTCGAGCTGGCCGCCAGCGTCGACGCGTACGACATCACGGCGGACCCCACGCTCTTCACGCCGAAGGAGGCCAAGACCAAGGACGCGCCCGAACAGGCCGCCGCGCTCCTGGCCCCCATCCTCGGCAAGGACACCGCCGAGCTCACCAAGAAGCTCAAGACCCCCGACACCCGCTACGTCCTGCTCGCCCGCCGCCAGACCCCCCAGGTGTGGAAGCAGATCAAGGACCTGCGCGGCGCGCTCGCCGAGCGGGCGGGCACCGACCCGTCCTCCCCGAACGTGCTCGCCGGTGTCCTCGCCGACCCGAGCAGCAAACGGGTCTACCCGAACGACGAGCTCGGCGCCGGGATACTGGGCTGGGTCAACTCCGACGGCAAGGGCGCGGGCGGCCTGGAGGCGCAGCTCGACAAGCAGCTGGCGGGCGAGGACGGCAAGGTCCGCTACGCCCAGTCCGGCGGACGCCAGGTGCCGACCGCGGGCTCCACGGAGACGCCGGCCGTGCCCGGCTCCGACGTCGAGCTCACCATCGACCGCGACATCCAGTGGGCCGCGCAGAACGCGATCAGCGAGCAGGTCAAGAAGTCCAAGGCGGACCGCGGCTACGTGATAGTGCAGGACACCAGGACCGGCGAGGTCCTGGCCATGGCCAACGCCCCCGGCTTCGACCCGAACGACCTCTCCCAGGCCAACGGCGCGGCCCTCGGCAACGCCGCCCTCCAGGACGCGTACGAGCCCGGCTCCACCGCCAAGGTCATGTCGATGGCCGCCGTCCTGGAGGAGGAGGCGGCGACGCCCGGTACGCGCGTGACGGTGCCCAACCGCCTCCACCGCGGCGACCGGCTCTTCCAGGACGACATCGACCACCCCACCTGGCACCTGACGCTCAACGGCGTCCTCGCCAAGTCGTCCAACATCGGCACGATCCTCGCCACCGGGGAACTGGGCAAGACGCAGAAGGACGTCAACAAGGTCCTGTACAAGTACCTGCGCGAGTTCGGCCTCGGTAAGGAATCCGGGCTCGGCTTCCCCGGCGAGACGTCCGGCATCCTCGCGCACCCGTCCAAATGGTCCACCTCGCAGCAGTTCACGATCCCCTTCGGCCAGGGCTTCTCCCTCAACGCCATGCAGGCCGCCTCCGTCTACTCGACCATCGCCAACGGAGGCGTACGCATCGAGCCCACCCTGGTGCGCGGCACGAAGGGCCCGGACGGCCGCTTCACGCCGGCGCCCAGGCCGAAGAAGAACCGGGTCGTCAGCGAGAAGACCGCGAAGACCGTGGCGCAGATGCTGGAGTCCGTCGTCGACGACGAGGAGGGCACCGGCACCAAGGCGCGCATCCCCGGCTACCGCGTCGCGGGCAAGACCGGTACGGCCAACCGGGTCGATCCCGAGACCGGCCGCTACAAGGGCTACACGTCGTCGTTCGCCGGCTTCGCGCCCGCCGACAAGCCGCGCGTCACGGTCTACTGCGCGATCCAGAACGCCACCAAGGGCAGCTACTTCGGCGGCCAGATCTGCGGCCCCATCTACAAGGAAGTCATGGCGTTCGCCCTCAAGACACTCCAAGTCCCGCCCACTGGAAGCGGCCCGGCCCGTCTGCCGGTGACCTTCAAGCCCTGA
- a CDS encoding septum formation initiator family protein, producing the protein MSKKPELRGRAARLARLLPQGPSQAARTPFVLLVVLLLGGGLIGLLILNSSLNEGSFQLSELKKETKDLTEEEQELQREVDGYAAPDALQRRAQELGMVPGGDPAFLNPDGTVRGVPGTAARPSSLSYPAPRPQEVASPAASVSVPVTPPASPATPDPAAPAPATPPPAQPAETPAAQAPTTPRPTTTPGR; encoded by the coding sequence ATGAGCAAGAAGCCCGAGCTGCGGGGGAGGGCCGCCCGCCTCGCGCGGCTGCTGCCCCAGGGCCCGAGCCAGGCAGCACGGACCCCCTTCGTGCTCCTCGTCGTCCTGCTCCTCGGCGGCGGCCTGATCGGGCTGCTCATCCTGAACTCCTCCCTCAACGAAGGCTCGTTCCAGCTGAGCGAGCTGAAGAAGGAGACCAAGGACCTCACCGAGGAGGAACAGGAGCTCCAGCGCGAGGTCGACGGCTACGCCGCCCCCGACGCGCTGCAGCGCCGCGCCCAGGAGCTCGGCATGGTCCCCGGCGGCGACCCTGCCTTCCTGAACCCCGACGGCACCGTCCGCGGCGTCCCCGGCACCGCGGCCCGCCCCTCCTCGCTGTCGTACCCCGCGCCCCGCCCGCAGGAGGTCGCGTCCCCCGCCGCCTCCGTCTCCGTCCCGGTCACACCGCCGGCGTCCCCCGCGACCCCGGACCCGGCCGCACCGGCCCCCGCCACACCGCCGCCCGCGCAGCCCGCCGAAACGCCCGCTGCCCAGGCCCCCACGACCCCCCGGCCCACGACGACCCCCGGCAGGTGA
- the rsmH gene encoding 16S rRNA (cytosine(1402)-N(4))-methyltransferase RsmH gives MSDNSRHVPVMLQRCLDMLAPALAEPGAVVVDCTLGLGGHSEALLATFPSVRLVALDRDKEALRLSGERLAPYGDRATLVHAVYDELPDVLDRLDIPRVQGVLFDLGVSSMQLDEADRGFAYAQDAPLDMRMDQTTGVSAAEVLNTYPPGELVRILRAYGEEKQAKRIVSAVVREREKEPFSNSARLVELIRDSLPQAAKRTGGNPAKRTFQALRIEVNGELSVLERAVPAAVKSLAVGGRIAVLSYHSLEDRLVKQVFAAGAATTAPPGLPVVPERYQPRLKLLTRGAELPTEEEVAENRRAAPARLRGAQRIREDVG, from the coding sequence TTGAGCGACAACAGCCGACACGTCCCGGTGATGCTTCAGCGGTGCCTGGACATGCTGGCCCCCGCGCTCGCCGAGCCGGGCGCCGTCGTCGTCGACTGCACCCTGGGCCTCGGCGGCCACAGCGAGGCCCTCCTCGCCACCTTCCCCTCGGTCCGCCTCGTCGCCCTGGACCGCGACAAGGAGGCGCTGCGCCTCTCCGGCGAACGCCTCGCCCCCTACGGCGACCGGGCCACCCTGGTCCACGCGGTCTACGACGAACTCCCCGACGTGCTCGACCGCCTCGACATCCCGCGCGTCCAGGGCGTCCTCTTCGACCTCGGCGTCTCCTCCATGCAGCTCGACGAGGCGGACCGCGGCTTCGCGTACGCCCAGGACGCCCCGCTCGACATGCGCATGGACCAGACGACAGGCGTCAGCGCGGCCGAGGTCCTCAACACCTACCCGCCGGGCGAACTGGTGCGGATCCTGCGCGCGTACGGCGAGGAGAAGCAGGCCAAGCGCATCGTGAGCGCCGTCGTGCGCGAGCGCGAGAAGGAGCCGTTCAGCAACAGCGCACGGCTCGTCGAGCTCATCCGCGACTCCCTGCCGCAGGCCGCCAAGCGCACCGGCGGCAACCCCGCCAAGCGCACCTTCCAGGCCCTGCGCATCGAGGTCAACGGCGAGCTGAGCGTCCTGGAGAGGGCCGTCCCCGCGGCCGTGAAGTCGCTCGCCGTCGGCGGCCGGATCGCCGTCCTCTCGTACCACTCGCTGGAGGACCGCCTCGTCAAGCAGGTGTTCGCGGCCGGGGCCGCGACGACCGCGCCGCCCGGCCTGCCCGTCGTCCCCGAGCGCTACCAGCCGCGGCTCAAGCTCCTGACCCGAGGTGCCGAACTCCCCACCGAGGAAGAGGTCGCCGAGAACCGCAGGGCGGCACCGGCCCGGCTGCGGGGCGCCCAGCGCATCCGCGAGGACGTCGGATAG
- a CDS encoding beta-class carbonic anhydrase codes for MSTSAASPDRTPDTTGAIGAGGVTDRLVEANEKYAAQFTDPGMDARPVLRVAVVACMDARLDLHGALGLELGDCHTIRNAGGVVTDDVIRSLTISQRALGTRSVVLIHHTTCGLESLTEEFRHDLEMEVGQRPSWAVEAFRDVDQDVRQSMERVRTSPFLLHTEDVRGFVFDVKTGLLREVDPA; via the coding sequence ATGTCGACTTCCGCAGCCTCCCCGGACCGCACGCCCGACACGACCGGCGCCATAGGCGCCGGAGGCGTCACGGACCGCCTCGTAGAAGCCAACGAAAAGTACGCCGCCCAGTTCACCGACCCCGGCATGGATGCCCGCCCCGTCCTGCGGGTCGCCGTCGTCGCGTGCATGGACGCCCGCCTCGACCTGCACGGCGCCCTCGGTCTCGAGCTCGGTGACTGTCACACCATCCGCAACGCGGGCGGTGTGGTCACCGACGACGTCATCCGCTCCCTGACCATCAGCCAGCGCGCGCTCGGCACCCGCAGCGTCGTGCTGATCCACCACACCACCTGCGGCCTGGAGTCCCTCACCGAGGAGTTCCGGCACGACCTGGAGATGGAGGTCGGACAGCGCCCGTCCTGGGCGGTGGAGGCCTTCCGTGACGTGGACCAGGACGTGCGGCAGTCGATGGAGCGCGTGCGGACCTCGCCGTTCCTGCTGCACACCGAGGACGTCCGGGGTTTTGTGTTCGACGTGAAGACGGGTCTGCTGCGGGAGGTCGACCCCGCGTGA
- a CDS encoding AAA family ATPase — MTTYDDRASLTDLTTTAERVRRSVEGVIEGKPEVVRLSLTVLLAEGHLLIEDVPGVGKTMLAKALARSIDCSVRRIQFTPDLLPSDITGVSIFDQQRRDFEFKPGAIFAQIVIGDEINRASPKTQSALLESMEERQVTIDGQTYELPSPFMVVATQNPVEMEGTYPLPEAQRDRFMARVSIGYPGPEAELQMLDIHGGVSPLDDLQPVAHAHEIVKLIDAVRTVHVAEPVRRYAVDLVAATRNHPDLRLGASPRATLHLLRAAKASAALSGREFALPDDVQALAVAVLAHRLLPTAQAQLNRRTAESVVLEILQHTPVPAAVQPGPNTYFNQQPPGARRL; from the coding sequence GTGACGACCTATGACGATCGAGCGAGCCTCACAGATCTGACCACGACCGCGGAGCGTGTCCGCAGGTCGGTCGAGGGTGTGATCGAGGGCAAGCCAGAGGTCGTACGGCTTTCGCTGACTGTGCTCCTGGCGGAGGGGCACCTGCTCATCGAGGATGTGCCGGGCGTGGGCAAGACCATGCTCGCCAAGGCACTCGCGCGGTCCATCGACTGCTCCGTGCGGCGGATCCAGTTCACACCGGACCTGCTGCCGTCGGACATCACCGGGGTGTCCATCTTCGATCAGCAGCGCAGGGACTTCGAGTTCAAGCCGGGGGCGATCTTCGCGCAGATCGTGATCGGCGACGAGATCAACCGTGCGTCTCCGAAGACGCAGTCCGCGCTCCTGGAGTCCATGGAGGAGCGCCAGGTCACCATCGACGGGCAGACCTACGAACTGCCGAGCCCCTTCATGGTGGTGGCCACGCAGAACCCCGTCGAGATGGAGGGGACCTATCCCCTGCCCGAGGCGCAGCGCGACCGCTTCATGGCGCGCGTCTCGATCGGCTATCCGGGCCCGGAGGCCGAGCTGCAGATGCTCGACATCCACGGCGGCGTCTCACCCCTGGACGACCTCCAGCCGGTGGCGCACGCGCACGAGATCGTGAAGCTCATCGACGCGGTGCGCACGGTCCACGTGGCCGAGCCCGTGCGGAGGTACGCGGTGGACCTGGTCGCCGCGACCCGCAACCACCCGGACCTCAGACTCGGGGCGTCGCCGCGCGCGACGCTGCACCTGCTGCGCGCCGCCAAGGCCTCCGCCGCCCTGAGCGGCCGTGAGTTCGCCCTGCCGGACGACGTGCAGGCCCTGGCCGTCGCGGTCCTCGCGCACCGTCTGCTGCCCACGGCACAGGCCCAGTTGAACCGGCGTACGGCCGAATCCGTCGTCCTGGAGATCCTGCAGCACACCCCGGTGCCCGCCGCCGTGCAGCCAGGTCCCAACACCTACTTCAACCAGCAGCCGCCCGGCGCCCGGAGGCTGTGA